A single region of the Saprospiraceae bacterium genome encodes:
- the atpD gene encoding F0F1 ATP synthase subunit beta, which produces MANIGLVKQVIGPVVDVSFSAEGAKLPEILNALEINRPNGEVLVLEVQQHLGEDSVRAIAMDSTDGLTRGTKVTDTGLAIAMPIGEMIKGRLFNVIGEAIDGIGPVPKGPNARPIHRKPPTYEELSTETEILFTGIKVIDLIEPYMKGGKIGLFGGAGVGKTVLIMELINNIAKAYEGISVFAGVGERTREGNDLLREMLESNVIRYGDAFMHSMEEGGWDLSKVDMEVLGTSKATLVFGQMNEPPGARARVALSGLTVAEYYRDGDVNDPTGGRDILFFIDNIFRFTQAGSEVSALLGRMPSAVGYQPTLATEMGLMQERITSTKRGSITSVQAVYVPADDLTDPAPATTFAHLDATTVLSRKIASLGIYPAVDPLDSTSRILEPSIVGDEHYSCAQRVKNILQRYNELQDIIAILGMEELSDEDKQAVHRARRVQRFLSQPFHVAEQFTGIQGVLVPIEETIRGFNMIMDGEVDQYPEAAFNLKGTIDDCIEAGQKMLAEAE; this is translated from the coding sequence ATGGCAAATATTGGTCTGGTAAAGCAGGTAATTGGGCCTGTAGTTGACGTAAGTTTCTCCGCAGAAGGTGCTAAACTTCCTGAAATATTAAATGCACTTGAAATTAATCGTCCTAATGGTGAAGTGTTGGTGCTTGAAGTACAGCAGCATTTGGGAGAAGACAGCGTTCGGGCTATTGCCATGGACTCTACCGACGGTCTTACACGTGGAACAAAAGTGACGGATACGGGATTGGCGATTGCAATGCCAATTGGAGAAATGATCAAAGGTCGTTTGTTCAATGTGATTGGAGAAGCGATCGACGGTATTGGCCCGGTACCTAAGGGACCTAATGCCCGACCTATTCACCGTAAACCTCCTACTTACGAAGAATTATCTACAGAAACAGAAATTTTGTTTACCGGTATTAAGGTTATTGACTTGATCGAGCCTTATATGAAAGGTGGAAAAATTGGTTTGTTTGGAGGTGCCGGAGTAGGAAAAACGGTATTGATCATGGAGTTGATCAATAATATCGCCAAAGCATATGAAGGTATCTCTGTATTTGCAGGTGTGGGAGAGCGTACACGTGAAGGAAATGACTTGCTGCGAGAGATGTTGGAATCCAATGTTATTCGATATGGTGATGCTTTTATGCATTCCATGGAAGAAGGTGGTTGGGATCTTTCTAAAGTAGATATGGAAGTGTTGGGAACATCTAAAGCTACCTTGGTATTTGGTCAAATGAACGAACCTCCTGGTGCTCGTGCGCGAGTGGCATTGTCAGGATTGACAGTGGCAGAATATTACCGCGATGGTGATGTGAATGATCCAACAGGCGGTCGTGATATCCTCTTCTTTATTGATAATATTTTCCGATTTACCCAAGCCGGTTCTGAAGTTTCAGCCCTTTTGGGACGTATGCCTTCAGCGGTGGGTTACCAGCCTACTTTGGCAACTGAGATGGGATTGATGCAAGAGCGAATTACGTCAACTAAACGAGGGTCTATTACTTCTGTGCAAGCAGTATATGTACCTGCGGATGACTTGACAGACCCTGCCCCTGCAACAACTTTTGCCCACTTGGATGCCACAACGGTATTGAGTCGTAAAATTGCATCCCTCGGTATTTATCCTGCCGTGGATCCTTTGGATTCTACCAGCCGTATCCTAGAGCCATCGATTGTAGGTGATGAGCATTACAGCTGTGCTCAAAGAGTGAAAAACATTTTGCAGCGCTATAACGAATTGCAGGATATCATTGCAATTCTTGGTATGGAAGAATTGTCTGATGAAGACAAGCAAGCTGTACACCGTGCCCGTCGGGTACAACGATTCCTTTCTCAGCCATTTCACGTGGCGGAGCAGTTCACAGGTATCCAAGGTGTATTGGTTCCTATCGAAGAGACTATCCGTGGTTTCAATATGATCATGGATGGCGAGGTCGATCAATACCCAGAGGCCGCCTTCAACTTGAAAGGAACAATCGATGATTGTATTGAGGCAGGTCAGAAAATGTTGGCGGAAGCAGAGTAG
- a CDS encoding alpha/beta fold hydrolase — translation MDQQIKSSFIKVEHLKLHYLEMGVGEPLLLLHGWPTSSYLWRNLIPILAENNRVIALDLPGFGRSDKKLSDAFGFSYYTKLIDQFLINLEIRKTNLVVHDLGGPLGLFWALKHPEKVLRITFLNTLVFPEFSWAVKLFGLATRLPLLKSWLSSPAGIAASMRFGVKDKKKLSPADIAQYQRPFQSKEARKVLLKSAQHLSPKRFQEMADQLATLAVPVQLIYGVNDRILPDIAQTMNRIKKVLPQATLTAIPDSGHFLQEDKPEEVAQLIKQFLAQ, via the coding sequence ATGGACCAACAGATCAAAAGTAGTTTCATTAAAGTGGAACACTTAAAACTGCATTACCTTGAAATGGGAGTCGGAGAGCCGCTCCTGTTATTGCATGGCTGGCCAACCTCCTCTTACCTGTGGCGAAACCTCATACCTATTTTGGCGGAAAACAACAGGGTGATTGCCCTAGACTTACCTGGCTTTGGCCGATCGGATAAAAAGCTTAGCGACGCTTTTGGTTTCAGTTATTATACAAAGCTGATTGATCAGTTTTTAATTAACCTTGAAATTCGGAAAACCAATCTAGTGGTACATGATCTAGGCGGCCCTTTAGGTCTTTTTTGGGCCCTTAAACATCCAGAAAAAGTACTGCGGATCACCTTTCTGAATACCTTGGTTTTTCCCGAATTTTCCTGGGCAGTGAAACTATTCGGGCTAGCTACCCGCCTCCCTCTTCTCAAATCCTGGTTATCTAGCCCAGCCGGCATTGCTGCTTCGATGCGATTTGGGGTGAAGGACAAGAAGAAACTAAGTCCAGCTGATATAGCCCAATATCAAAGGCCTTTCCAGAGCAAGGAAGCGAGAAAAGTTTTACTAAAATCCGCTCAGCACCTCAGTCCAAAGCGATTCCAGGAAATGGCAGATCAATTAGCAACTTTAGCCGTGCCTGTTCAGCTAATCTACGGGGTAAATGACCGGATATTACCCGACATTGCCCAAACTATGAACAGGATTAAAAAGGTCTTACCCCAGGCAACATTAACCGCCATTCCTGATAGTGGCCATTTCTTGCAGGAAGATAAACCCGAAGAAGTTGCGCAGCTGATAAAACAATTTTTAGCTCAATAA
- a CDS encoding Gfo/Idh/MocA family oxidoreductase: MDIKNLTLSRRAFIRQTALGLGAASLTAANFPFLPSRPEEKLGVALVGLGNYSKGKLAPAFAHSQHCRLAGIVTGTPAKAKEWMEKYDIPAANVYDYENFNKIAENPAIDIVYVVLPNSMHGDFVIRAAQAGKHVICEKPFDISVKKAAAAVEACAKAGVLLQIGYRCQYDPYHRELMRIGKEKVLGDIKLVRAAHSFYGVHGSNWRFTNKALAGGGALMDVGVYAIQGARYAVGMEPIAVSANTYRTFKDKMDGMEETILFTLRFPGDISAHLFGSYIGRNDFIDISAEKGNYGLLPAFGYDPIKGYVKDEKMNYEYHNQQAVQMDAFARNILDKTSVVANGEEGLQDMRIIEAIYKSAKKHGKEIKL; this comes from the coding sequence ATGGATATCAAAAACCTGACCTTAAGCCGGCGAGCCTTTATTCGACAAACAGCTCTGGGGCTCGGCGCCGCTAGCCTGACCGCCGCTAATTTCCCATTCCTACCCTCACGACCCGAAGAAAAATTGGGCGTCGCCCTTGTCGGACTGGGCAATTATTCTAAAGGCAAACTGGCACCCGCCTTTGCCCATTCCCAGCATTGCCGCTTGGCGGGCATTGTGACGGGTACCCCAGCCAAAGCCAAGGAATGGATGGAGAAATATGATATTCCGGCAGCTAATGTCTACGACTACGAGAATTTTAATAAGATTGCTGAAAATCCAGCTATTGATATCGTATATGTTGTGTTGCCTAACAGCATGCACGGCGATTTTGTGATCCGGGCTGCCCAAGCGGGTAAGCACGTAATCTGTGAAAAACCCTTTGATATATCCGTCAAAAAGGCCGCCGCCGCCGTGGAGGCTTGTGCAAAAGCCGGCGTTTTACTACAGATCGGGTATCGCTGCCAATATGATCCCTATCATCGGGAACTGATGCGAATCGGGAAGGAAAAAGTACTGGGGGACATTAAACTCGTTCGGGCGGCTCACTCCTTTTATGGTGTGCATGGGAGCAACTGGCGCTTTACCAATAAAGCGCTGGCGGGAGGTGGCGCACTGATGGACGTAGGCGTTTATGCCATTCAGGGTGCTCGTTATGCTGTTGGTATGGAGCCTATCGCAGTCTCCGCCAATACCTACCGAACCTTTAAGGATAAAATGGATGGTATGGAAGAGACCATTTTGTTCACCTTGAGGTTCCCCGGAGATATCTCTGCCCACCTTTTCGGTAGTTACATCGGTCGAAATGACTTTATCGACATCTCAGCAGAAAAAGGCAATTATGGCCTTTTGCCTGCCTTTGGCTATGATCCTATCAAGGGTTATGTCAAGGATGAAAAAATGAATTACGAATACCACAATCAACAGGCCGTACAAATGGATGCTTTCGCCCGCAATATCTTGGACAAAACATCCGTCGTAGCCAATGGCGAAGAGGGCTTACAAGATATGCGAATCATTGAGGCGATCTATAAGTCGGCCAAGAAACATGGCAAGGAGATTAAATTGTAA
- a CDS encoding cyclic nucleotide-binding domain-containing protein has product MQAAPLLAHIHQMLPLNTAEEEALRQSITLKKLRRKQYLLQEGDICKHYNFVLEGCLRMYYVDEKGIEHILQFATENWWVSDIGSFHSETPSQLYIDALEPSVVLQIKKQDLLHLYSHYPKSLIFAII; this is encoded by the coding sequence ATGCAAGCAGCACCTTTACTGGCCCACATTCACCAAATGCTTCCGCTAAATACCGCCGAAGAAGAAGCTTTGCGGCAAAGCATTACCTTAAAAAAATTGCGTAGAAAACAATACCTGCTGCAAGAAGGAGACATTTGCAAACACTATAATTTTGTGCTGGAAGGTTGCCTCAGGATGTATTATGTAGATGAAAAAGGGATAGAACATATTTTACAATTTGCCACGGAAAATTGGTGGGTTTCGGATATAGGTAGTTTTCATTCCGAAACGCCAAGCCAGCTGTACATTGATGCGTTAGAACCTTCGGTAGTACTTCAAATCAAAAAACAGGATTTACTACACCTTTATTCCCATTACCCAAAAAGTCTTATTTTCGCTATTATTTAG
- a CDS encoding PLP-dependent transferase: MSSKLHFETLAIQSTQLTNQDTQAVSTPIFLSTTFEREADGSYASGFVYSRMDNPNRQLLEKSIALLENGAVGLAFASGMAATTALFQALPQGSHLILPHDAYYSTNELARTIFGEKGIRISEVNMTDLESLQQAVRPETALIWVETPSNPQLSISDIAAIANIAHGVGAICAVDNTWPTPVLQQPLLLGADVVMHSTTKYFGGHSDVLGGCLVVKEQGPFAEKLRKIQALTGGVPSPFECWLITRGIKTLSLRVKAQTQSAGRLAQFLATHPQIEQVNYPGLPQHPQHTVAKRQMLGGFGAMLSVQVKGDAQQALALTGKLQLFTTATSLGGVESFVEHRKSIEGPASPTPDNLLRLSIGLEHVDDLIADWQQALTDF, translated from the coding sequence ATGTCCTCAAAGCTGCACTTCGAAACCCTTGCCATCCAAAGCACCCAACTGACAAATCAGGATACCCAGGCCGTGAGTACCCCTATTTTTCTGAGTACCACCTTTGAGCGGGAAGCCGATGGTTCCTATGCTAGTGGCTTTGTATATTCCCGTATGGACAATCCCAATCGGCAGCTATTGGAAAAAAGCATTGCCTTGTTAGAAAACGGCGCAGTGGGGTTAGCCTTTGCTTCGGGCATGGCAGCTACCACTGCCCTATTTCAGGCCCTACCACAGGGCAGTCACCTGATCCTGCCACATGATGCCTACTATAGCACCAATGAATTGGCCAGAACTATTTTTGGTGAAAAGGGTATCCGTATTTCAGAAGTGAATATGACAGATTTGGAAAGCCTTCAGCAGGCTGTTCGCCCCGAAACAGCATTGATTTGGGTCGAAACCCCCTCCAATCCTCAATTGTCCATCAGCGATATTGCGGCCATTGCTAACATCGCTCATGGTGTAGGGGCTATTTGTGCCGTCGACAATACCTGGCCCACCCCGGTATTACAACAGCCACTTTTGCTTGGCGCGGATGTCGTCATGCATTCCACAACCAAATATTTTGGCGGTCATAGCGACGTTTTAGGTGGTTGCCTAGTTGTAAAAGAACAGGGCCCCTTCGCTGAAAAACTGAGAAAAATCCAGGCCCTCACCGGCGGTGTCCCCTCTCCTTTCGAATGCTGGCTCATCACCCGAGGTATCAAGACCCTTTCCCTCCGCGTCAAAGCCCAAACCCAGAGCGCAGGCCGATTGGCGCAATTCCTGGCTACCCACCCCCAGATCGAACAAGTCAACTATCCCGGTCTGCCCCAGCACCCGCAGCATACTGTTGCCAAACGCCAAATGCTAGGCGGCTTCGGAGCAATGTTATCCGTCCAAGTTAAAGGCGATGCACAACAAGCGCTTGCGCTGACAGGCAAACTCCAGCTTTTCACTACTGCCACTAGCCTCGGTGGCGTTGAAAGCTTTGTCGAACACCGGAAGTCTATCGAAGGCCCTGCTAGCCCTACCCCTGATAATTTGTTGCGCCTTTCTATCGGATTAGAACATGTTGACGATTTAATTGCCGATTGGCAACAGGCCTTAACTGACTTTTGA
- a CDS encoding NlpC/P60 family protein, with translation MFYLTNESMVIKKLNRILFFALVTLFLSSCELFTPITAESTLRTPSERRTAAVIRAKTEETAPPPPSEKSGSIADPETEETTIERPSKSATREERLRKEVISYAKQYVGTSYKYAGRDPKGFDCSGFTSYVMKKFDVGLSPSSRAQENQGKSIAVSQAQAGDLIFFRREKKGSVFHVALVVDNGREGLKVIHSTNRGVVVDNISNNTYWKPKISTARRVL, from the coding sequence ATGTTTTACTTAACGAATGAAAGTATGGTAATTAAAAAATTAAACCGCATTCTGTTTTTTGCCCTTGTAACGCTATTCTTATCCAGTTGTGAATTATTTACCCCCATTACAGCAGAAAGCACTTTAAGAACCCCTTCAGAAAGACGAACGGCTGCCGTTATCAGGGCAAAGACTGAAGAAACAGCGCCCCCTCCTCCTTCAGAAAAATCAGGCAGTATTGCTGATCCTGAAACAGAGGAGACCACCATTGAGCGACCTTCGAAATCAGCCACTAGAGAAGAGCGCCTTCGAAAAGAGGTGATTAGTTACGCCAAACAATACGTTGGTACTTCTTATAAATATGCAGGGAGAGATCCAAAAGGGTTCGACTGCTCTGGCTTCACCTCCTACGTGATGAAAAAATTTGATGTTGGTCTTTCGCCAAGCTCGCGTGCCCAGGAAAACCAAGGAAAATCAATTGCCGTATCTCAGGCACAAGCAGGTGACCTGATTTTTTTTAGAAGAGAGAAAAAAGGATCGGTTTTTCATGTGGCTTTGGTAGTAGACAATGGTCGAGAGGGCCTAAAGGTCATTCATAGTACCAATAGAGGCGTCGTGGTGGATAATATCTCCAACAATACTTACTGGAAACCAAAAATCTCAACGGCCAGAAGGGTGCTTTAA